A genomic region of Oryza glaberrima chromosome 1, OglaRS2, whole genome shotgun sequence contains the following coding sequences:
- the LOC127760047 gene encoding uclacyanin 1-like, translated as MVDMKAAICIAAAVSLIHVVSAADYTIGSAAGGWGGEYKAWVASQTFSPGDTLTFKYSSYHNVVEVTKDDYEACSATSPVFADSSGSTTIVLTTPGKRYFICGAPGHCQSGMKLVVDVADRPAPATPSPPPLLPPSPRHKRRTAPAPMPLPPAQAPVWSPAPAPAATQRRHSGHKKHRSKHLPPKPAPAMAPTVQSVEADFPAAAFAPMSSPPPPPPMSSDASAVVRQKWRDVIVGLVALGLVVLGV; from the exons ATGGTAGATATGAAGGCCGCGATTTGCATCGCTGCGGCAGTCTCACTGATCCACGTCGTGTCGGCTGCCGATTACACTATCGGCAGTGCAGCCGGCGGCTGGGGCGGGGAGTACAAGGCCTGGGTTGCATCGCAAACGTTTTCTCCTGGAGACACTCTAA CATTCAAGTACAGCTCGTACCACAACGTCGTCGAAGTGACCAAAGACGACTACGAAGCGTGCTCCGCGACCAGCCCTGTCTTCGCCGACAGCAGCGGCAGCACCACCATCGTGCTGACGACGCCGGGGAAGCGCTATTTCATCTGCGGCGCGCCGGGGCACTGCCAGTCCGGAATGAAGCTGGTGGTGGACGTCGCCGACCGCCCCGCACCCGCAACGCCCAGCCCACCGCCGTTGCTGCCACCTTCTCCACGACACAAGAGGCGGACTGCACCGGCGCCAATGCCGTTGCCGCCAGCGCAAGCGCCAGTATGGTCGCCGGCACCAGCACCCGCGGCGACGCAGCGAAGGCATTCGGGGCACAAGAAGCACAGGAGCAAGCACCTTCCGCCTaaaccggcgccggcgatggctcCCACTGTGCAGTCCGTGGAGGCAGATTTTCCGGCGGCGGCTTTCGCACCGATGTCCTcaccacctcccccgccgccgatgTCGTCGGACGCTTCTGCCGTCGTGCGTCAAAAGTGGCGCGATGTCATAGTCGGCCTAGTAGCTCTTGGGCTAGTTGTTTTGGGTGTATGA
- the LOC127760830 gene encoding uncharacterized protein LOC127760830 gives MRREGRMHGWVYAHKLVDPMDPDGAGGKAKRRVVHEITKQTANGGFVRVSRKPTNHSKYTGRDPYEAYTKRKTCKGRNKFKHDEIKMYYLDVEGLDDDDEYEEPYTSYFYPYFYYYFSCSCW, from the coding sequence atgcgtcGCGAGGGGCGGATGCACGGGTGGGTGTACGCCCACAAGCTCGTCGACCCGATGGAtcccgacggcgccggcggcaaggCCAAGCGGCGCGTGGTGCACGAGATCACGAAGCAGACGGCCAACGGAGGGTTCGTCCGGGTGTCGAGGAAGCCCACCAACCACTCCAAGTACACCGGGAGGGACCCGTACGAGGCCTACACCAAGAGGAAGACGTGCAAAGGGAGGAACAAGTTCAAGCATGACGAGATCAAGATGTACTACCTCGACGTCGAGGGactcgacgacgatgacgaatATGAGGAGCCGTATACTAGTTACTTTTAtccttatttttattattattttagttgtAGCTGTTGGTAG
- the LOC127777128 gene encoding autophagy-related protein 18f-like — translation MRSGAQAPRGGGGGGAFSKRTLSGYMRIMSSGASTAASSLLSVGASLVNSIASHDEDGSRDQVQWAGFDKLECGGDMLRQVLLLAYRSGFQVWDVEHANDVRQLESRHDGTVSFMQLLKKPIASTNSEDKFADERPLLALACDGTSTGSLISNDGNGPVPNGANGTLHNIGHENHPTVLRFYSLRVHDYVHTIKFRSTVYSIRCSPRVVAVSQANQIHCFDAATLEREYTILTSHIVPPISSYGPLALGPRWIAYSGNPVPVPDTGRVTPQLLNLSPLVPQPGSNGSVVAYYAKESSKQLASGIITLGDVGYKKLSKYCSDLIPSSNNVINQRNSGFKANGATINGHTDSEYAGMVIVRDIVSKSMVVQFRAHTSPISALCFDPSGTLLVTASIHGRNINVFRILPSSHGSSSEAGPNGTCVHLYKLQRGITNAVIKDISFSDDSEWIMISSSRGTSHFFAISPYCGSTSFHYNENNLAENSYAVDSSVNHTAHWSQNSAPSLSLNQKILSVTGPPVTLSVVSRIRNGGNLLKGAVHGAAAFATGVSSPISGAIASTFHNCKGAVKNSDGSSPCMKYHLLVFSPSGSIIQYVLHRSAEQDPGIDFPLSAIPYGSQRETDTRFIIEALQKWDVCHKRNRRDAAESFVYSDFDIGENSKLFQKVAKKGTSVYPSNGTAVEKQKLGDENHNFYISESELQTHVVPTPLWSRSGMHFQVMGDGALEADNTGIISGELEIEKLQTRNIESRSKNLIPVFESLHTSRFQQTRVSTPDSNKYGLLQRQKSGFSEDGRLSCRSSSSSLDCMSEGPISTDDNGFGQCLVEDSGGAVNKNPNVNPRSELVNNTQSLNTEAQLGFVNNKEDCEDREQLPDL, via the exons GTACAATGGGCTGGATTTGATAAACTTGAATGTGGGGGTGACATGCTGCGACAGGTTTTACTTCTAGCTTACAGATCTGGTTTCCAAGTATGGGATGTTGAACATGCTAATGATGTAAGACAGCTAGAATCCAGACATGATGGTACAGTTTCTTTCATGCAACTCCTAAAGAAACCAATTGCCTCTACAAACAGTGAAGACAAATTTGCAGATGAACGGCCACTGTTAGCTCTTGCTTGTGACGGAACTAGCACAGGAAGTCTAATCAGCAATGATGGCAATGGCCCTGTTCCCAATGGAGCCAATGGTACTCTCCATAATATTGGCCATGAGAATCATCCTACTGTACTTCGGTTTTATTCATTAAGGGTCCATGATTACGTGCATACAATAAAGTTCAGATCAACTGTTTATTCCATACGGTGCAGTCCTAGAGTTGTAGCTGTATCTCAGGCTAATCAG ATACATTGTTTTGATGCTGCAACACTGGAGAGAGAATACACAATCCTTACCAGTCATATAGTTCCACCAATTTCAAGTTATGGACCACTTGCACTGGGTCCTAGATGGATTGCATATTCTGGGAATCCAGTCCCAGTTCCGGATACAGGCCGTGTTACCCCTCAGCTTCTTAATCTATCTCCCCTAGTTCCACAACCTGGTTCAAATGGCAGTGTTGTGGCATACTATGCAAAAGAATCAAGCAAGCAACTGGCTTCTGGCATTATAACACTTGGTGATGTTGGATATAAGAAGTTGTCCAAGTATTGTTCAGACTTAATTCCAAGTAGTAACAATGTTATAAACCAAAGGAATTCTGGCTTCAAAGCAAATGGGGCAACAATAAACGGGCATACAGACAGCGAATATGCTGGAATG GTTATTGTTCGAGATATTGTCTCTAAATCAATGGTGGTTCAGTTCAGGGCACATACTAGCCCCATTTCAGCACTCTGTTTTGATCCCAGTGGAACTTTGTTGGTGACAGCTTCAATTCACGGTCGAAATATCAATGTTTTCCGCATTCTGCCTTCTTCGCATGGGAGTTCATCAGAAGCTGGTCCAAATGGAACCTGTGTTCATCTGTACAAATTGCAAAGAGGCATCACCAATGCG GTCATAAAAGATATCAGTTTTAGTGACGACAGTGAATGGATAATGATTAGCTCTTCAAGGGGAACTAGTCATTTCTTTGCAATATCTCCATATTGTGGATCAACAAGCTTTCACTACAACGAAAACAATCTTGCAGAAAATAGTTATGCGGTGGATTCATCAGTTAATCATACTGCCCATTGGTCCCAAAACTCAGCTCCCTCTCTGAGTCTCAATCAGAAGATACTCTCTGTTACGGGCCCCCCTGTAACATTGTCTGTTGTTAGTAGAATAAGAAATGGAGGCAACCTGTTGAAGGGCGCTGTTCATGGTGCTGCAGCATTTGCAACAGGTGTTTCCAGTCCAATTTCTGGTGCTATTGCTTCAACATTTCACAATTGCAAGGGTGCCGTCAAAAACTCAGATGGAAGTTCGCCTTGCATGAAGTATCATTTACTAGTATTTTCTCCATCTGGAAGCATCATTCAGTATGTTCTCCATCGCTCTGCAGAGCAGGATCCTGGAATTGATTTTCCCTTGAGTGCCATTCCTTATGGATCACAAAGAGAAACTGACACTAGGTTTATTATTGAGGCTCTTCAAAAGTGGGATGTTTGTCATAAAAGAAATCGAAGAGACGCTGCTGAGAGTTTTGTATATAGTGATTTTGACATCGGAGAAAACAGTAAGCTTTTTCAGAAAGTGGCAAAGAAAGGAACTAGTGTTTATCCATCCAATGGCACTGCTGTTGAAAAGCAGAAGCTAGGTGATGAGAatcataatttttatatttctgAGAGTGAATTGCAGACTCATGTTGTTCCAACACCACTCTGGTCAAGATCTGGG ATGCATTTTCAAGTAATGGGGGATGGAGCTCTAGAGGCAGACAATACTGGTATAATTTCAGGTGAACTTGAAATAGAAAAGCTCCAGACTCGCAATATTGAATCTAGGTCAAAGAATCTTATACCAGTATTTGAATCTCTTCATACATCCAGGTTTCAACAGACAAG GGTGAGCACACCTGATAGTAACAAATATGGATTGCTTCAGCGTCAAAAGTCCGGATTTTCAGAGGACGGTAGACTCTCCTGCAGAAGCAGTTCTAGTTCTTTGGACTGCATGTCTGAAGGCCCAATTAGCACTGATGATAATGGTTTTGGTCAATGTTTAGTAGAAGATAGTGGTGGTGCTGTAAATAAGAACCCAAATGTTAACCCCCGTTCCGAGCTTGTAAATAATACTCAGAGCCTTAACACAGAGGCCCAGCTCGGATTTGTAAATAACAAAGAGGATTGTGAAGACAGAGAGCAACTCCCAGATTTGTGA
- the LOC127777136 gene encoding sulfite exporter TauE/SafE family protein 5-like isoform X1, which produces MAYKTSQKQALEGQNTPHRAKPRRAKKMMTNTKLFPLVAAICISFLSVACASNSTSSHPSSSSSLLTKPPQWREHLLLADSSSHVGLSLNTVAAWLLSFLAASVSSAGGVGGGSLFLPILNLVAGLSLKRATAYSSFMVTGGAASNVLYNLLCTGCGRRAAAVIDYDIALLFQPCLLLGVSIGVVCNVMFPEWLITALFALFLAFCTTKTLRAGLRIWSSESRGATLAVAAATAHGREEPLLLPHGTDAGNGGGARGDAGFPWKDVSVLVMVWLCFFVLHVFIGDKHGKGMIRIKPCGVAYWLITLSQVPFAVAFTAYIIYAKRKKQVLHNQEDGKANPESTKMDTLPTLLFPLAAFVTGALSGLFGIGGGLLLNPVLLQIGIPPQTAAATSSFMVLFCASMSMVQFILLGMQGIGEASVYAGICFVASVVGAVVIERAIRKSGRVSLIVFLVTGIMAVSTVIITFFGALDVWAQYTSGAYMGFKLPC; this is translated from the exons ATGGCTTATAAAACCAGCCAGAAACAGGCTTTGGAGGGGCAAAATACTCCACACCGTGCGAAGCCGCGAAGGGCAAAGAAGATGATGACTAATACCAAGCTCTTCCCTCTCGTCGCTGCCATCTGCATTTCCTTCCTGTCCGTAGCGTGCGCGTCCAACTCCACCTCGTCGCACcccagctccagctctagcctCCTCACCAAACCGCCGCAATGGCGGGAACACCTCCTCCTTGCCGACTCGTCCTCACACGTCGGCCTCAGCCTGAACACCGTCGCCGCATGGCTACTCTCCTTCCTGGCCGCGTCCGTGTcgagcgccggcggcgtggggggcGGATCGCTGTTCCTCCCCATCCTGAACCTCGTGGCGGGGCTCAGCCTCAAGCGGGCCACCGCCTACTCGTCCTTCATGGTCACCGGCGGGGCCGCCTCCAACGTGCTCTACAACCTCCTCTGCACGGGCTgcgggcggcgcgccgcggcggtgaTCGACTACGACATCGCCCTGCTCTTCCAGCCGTGCCTGCTCCTGGGCGTCAGCATCGGGGTGGTGTGCAACGTCATGTTCCCGGAGTGGCTCATCACCGCGCTCTTCGCGCTGTTCCTCGCCTTCTGCACCACCAAGACGTTGCGTGCCGGGCTCAGGATATGGAGCTCGGAGAGCCGCGGCGCCACCCTCGCAGTCGCAGCCGCCACCGCGCACGGCCGCGAGGAGCCCCTGCTGCTGCCGCACGGCACCGATGCCGGCAATGGCGGTGGTGCCCGCGGCGACGCGGGGTTCCCGTGGAAGGACGTGTCAGTGCTTGTCATGGTCTGGCTCTGCTTCTTCGTGCTCCATGTCTTCATTGGCGATAAGCATGGAAAG GGTATGATCAGGATAAAACCCTGTGGAGTTGCATACTGGTTGATCACCCTGTCCCAGGTTCCTTTCGCCGTGGCTTTCACAGCTTATATTATATACGCGAAGAGGAAGAAACAAGTTCTGCATAATCAAGAAGATGGCAAG GCAAATCCGGAGAGCACTAAAATGGATACCTTGCCCACGCTTCTATTCCCACTGGCTGCTTTTGTCACCGGTGCTCTGAGCGGCCTCTTTGGCATTGGGGGAGGCCTACTTCTGAACCCTGTTCTTCTTCAGATTGGAATACCACCGCAG ACTGCAGCAGCGACGTCTTCGTTTATGGTCCTTTTCTGCGCATCCATGTCGATGGTTCAGTTCATCCTGCTAGGCATGCAAGGCATCGGAGAAGCTTCTGTTTACGCAGGGATCTGCTTTGTTGCTTCGGTTGTTGGAGCGGTGGTGATTGAGCGAGCTATCAGGAAGTCCGGGAGGGTGTCGCTGATCGTGTTCTTGGTAACTGGCATCATGGCGGTCAGCACCGTGATCATCACCTTCTTCGGAGCATTGGATGTATGGGCGCAGTATACTAGTGGAGCTTACATGGGTTTCAAGTTACCTTGCTGA
- the LOC127777136 gene encoding sulfite exporter TauE/SafE family protein 5-like isoform X2: MAYKTSQKQALEGQNTPHRAKPRRAKKMMTNTKLFPLVAAICISFLSVACASNSTSSHPSSSSSLLTKPPQWREHLLLADSSSHVGLSLNTVAAWLLSFLAASVSSAGGVGGGSLFLPILNLVAGLSLKRATAYSSFMVTGGAASNVLYNLLCTGCGRRAAAVIDYDIALLFQPCLLLGVSIGVVCNVMFPEWLITALFALFLAFCTTKTLRAGLRIWSSESRGATLAVAAATAHGREEPLLLPHGTDAGNGGGARGDAGFPWKDVSVLVMVWLCFFVLHVFIGDKHGKGMIRIKPCGVAYWLITLSQVPFAVAFTAYIIYAKRKKQVLHNQEDGKANPESTKMDTLPTLLFPLAAFVTGALSGLFGIGGGLLLNPVLLQIGIPPQVQWYTHYRFLSY, from the exons ATGGCTTATAAAACCAGCCAGAAACAGGCTTTGGAGGGGCAAAATACTCCACACCGTGCGAAGCCGCGAAGGGCAAAGAAGATGATGACTAATACCAAGCTCTTCCCTCTCGTCGCTGCCATCTGCATTTCCTTCCTGTCCGTAGCGTGCGCGTCCAACTCCACCTCGTCGCACcccagctccagctctagcctCCTCACCAAACCGCCGCAATGGCGGGAACACCTCCTCCTTGCCGACTCGTCCTCACACGTCGGCCTCAGCCTGAACACCGTCGCCGCATGGCTACTCTCCTTCCTGGCCGCGTCCGTGTcgagcgccggcggcgtggggggcGGATCGCTGTTCCTCCCCATCCTGAACCTCGTGGCGGGGCTCAGCCTCAAGCGGGCCACCGCCTACTCGTCCTTCATGGTCACCGGCGGGGCCGCCTCCAACGTGCTCTACAACCTCCTCTGCACGGGCTgcgggcggcgcgccgcggcggtgaTCGACTACGACATCGCCCTGCTCTTCCAGCCGTGCCTGCTCCTGGGCGTCAGCATCGGGGTGGTGTGCAACGTCATGTTCCCGGAGTGGCTCATCACCGCGCTCTTCGCGCTGTTCCTCGCCTTCTGCACCACCAAGACGTTGCGTGCCGGGCTCAGGATATGGAGCTCGGAGAGCCGCGGCGCCACCCTCGCAGTCGCAGCCGCCACCGCGCACGGCCGCGAGGAGCCCCTGCTGCTGCCGCACGGCACCGATGCCGGCAATGGCGGTGGTGCCCGCGGCGACGCGGGGTTCCCGTGGAAGGACGTGTCAGTGCTTGTCATGGTCTGGCTCTGCTTCTTCGTGCTCCATGTCTTCATTGGCGATAAGCATGGAAAG GGTATGATCAGGATAAAACCCTGTGGAGTTGCATACTGGTTGATCACCCTGTCCCAGGTTCCTTTCGCCGTGGCTTTCACAGCTTATATTATATACGCGAAGAGGAAGAAACAAGTTCTGCATAATCAAGAAGATGGCAAG GCAAATCCGGAGAGCACTAAAATGGATACCTTGCCCACGCTTCTATTCCCACTGGCTGCTTTTGTCACCGGTGCTCTGAGCGGCCTCTTTGGCATTGGGGGAGGCCTACTTCTGAACCCTGTTCTTCTTCAGATTGGAATACCACCGCAGGTACAGTGGTACACACACTACAGATTCTTAAGCTACTGA
- the LOC127758940 gene encoding sulfite exporter TauE/SafE family protein 2-like, which produces MDLGTVLACILSFLAAAFSSAGGVGGGSLYVPILNIVAGLSLKTATAFSTFMVTGGTLSNVLYTLIVLRGHEKGGHQPLIDYDIAVVSQPCLLLGVSVGVICNVMFPEWLITALFAVFLASATFKTYGTGMKRWRAETAAARRMLEGGSSLGDGAGEALLGQKDGDGHRRQCVDLMVLVTIWLCFFVIHLFIGGEGAKGVFDIEPCGVTYWLITIAQIPIAVAFTACIVHQKRKSHAQNSQEFDQAISVKSKLESLPVYVFPVAALLTGVMSGLFGIGGGLLLNPVLLQIGVPPKTASSTTMFMVLFCASMSMVQFIILGVDGIVTALVYAITCFVASIVGLVVIQGAIRKSGRVSLIVFMVAAILALSVVVIACSGAVRVWVQYASGQYMGFKMPC; this is translated from the exons ATGGACCTTGGTACTGTTCTTGCATGCATCCTTTCCTTCTTGGCCGCGGCCTTCTCCAGCGCCGGGGGAGTCGGAGGCGGCTCATTGTACGTCCCCATCCTCAACATCGTCGCCGGGCTCAGCCTCAAGACGGCGACCGCGTTCTCCACGTTCATGGTCACCGGCGGCACGCTGTCCAACGTGCTCTACACCCTGATTGTTCTCCGCGGCCACGAGAAGGGCGGCCACCAGCCGCTGATCGACTACGACATCGCTGTGGTCTCGCAGCcgtgcctcctcctcggcgtcagCGTCGGCGTGATCTGCAACGTCATGTTCCCCGAGTGGCTCATCACCGCGCTCTTCGCCGTGTTCCTCGCATCCGCCACGTTCAAGACGTACGGCACCGGGATGAAGCGGTGGCGCGCCGAGACGGCTGCGGCGAGGAGGATGCTGGAGGGAGGGAGCTCCCTTGGCGATGGCGCGGGGGAAGCGCTTCTTGGCCAGAAGGATGGAGATGGTCATCGGCGTCAATGCGTTGACTTGATGGTGCTCGTCACCATCTGGCTTTGCTTCTTTGTCATTCATCTGTTCATAGGAGGCGAGGGCGCCAAG GGGGTATTTGACATTGAGCCATGCGGAGTTACATACTGGCTCATCACCATAGCACAGATTCCTATCGCTGTGGCTTTCACAGCGTGTATTGTGCACCAGAAGCGAAAATCACACGCTCAGAACAGCCAGGAGTTTGACCAG GCAATTTCAGTGAAGAGCAAGCTGGAATCTTTGCCAGTTTACGTCTTCCCGGTAGCTGCTCTGCTGACCGGCGTTATGAGTGGGCTCTTTGGCATTGGAGGCGGCCTGCTTCTCAACCCTGTCCTACTACAAATTGGAGTGCCCCCAAAA ACAGCATCGTCGACGACGATGTTTATGGTTCTTTTCTGCGCCTCGATGTCGATGGTTCAGTTCATAATCCTGGGAGTTGATGGGATCGTGACCGCGTTGGTTTACGCCATCACCTGCTTCGTGGCTTCGATCGTCGGGCTGGTGGTGATACAAGGCGCCATCAGGAAGTCAGGGAGGGTCTCGCTCATAGTGTTCATGGTCGCCGCCATCTTGGCGCTCAGCGTCGTCGTGATAGCTTGCTCCGGAGCGGTTCGAGTCTGGGTCCAGTACGCGAGTGGACAGTACATGGGCTTCAAGATGCCATGCTGA